From a region of the Flavobacterium sediminilitoris genome:
- a CDS encoding GIN domain-containing protein — MKKKLSILSFLLLFIITSCGISEDCFKGNGNRISQNFSLEDFTKVKVYDGVGLVIKEGPNYEIRVETSDNIIDDLDVKVVDDMLIVKDNSTCNIARDYGLTTVYVTVPNLTEIHCKTEQEIKSDGMLHFPELRLYSIGDGYGGTGAGTGDFYLDVDCEEFYVETNGLSNFYINGLSNSVILFFSWGDGRFEGENFRVNTMEIFHRGSNDLTVYSINSLTGAIYATGNVVLKNNPVSIDVNQLFTGSLIYN; from the coding sequence ATGAAGAAAAAATTAAGTATATTATCCTTTTTATTACTATTTATAATCACAAGTTGTGGTATTTCAGAAGACTGCTTTAAGGGTAATGGAAATAGAATTTCGCAGAACTTTTCTTTAGAAGATTTTACAAAAGTAAAAGTGTATGACGGAGTTGGCTTAGTAATTAAAGAAGGACCAAATTATGAAATAAGAGTTGAAACAAGTGATAACATAATTGATGATTTGGACGTTAAAGTAGTTGATGACATGTTAATTGTTAAAGATAATTCAACTTGTAACATTGCTCGTGATTATGGATTGACGACTGTTTATGTAACTGTTCCAAATTTAACTGAAATTCACTGTAAAACAGAACAAGAGATTAAGAGTGATGGGATGTTGCATTTCCCAGAGTTGAGGTTGTACTCAATAGGTGATGGTTACGGTGGAACTGGGGCTGGAACGGGAGATTTTTATTTAGATGTTGATTGCGAAGAATTTTATGTGGAAACTAATGGGTTAAGTAATTTTTATATTAACGGATTAAGTAATTCAGTTATACTTTTCTTTTCTTGGGGTGATGGTCGTTTTGAAGGAGAAAATTTTAGAGTAAATACGATGGAAATTTTTCATAGAGGCAGTAATGATTTAACAGTATATTCTATAAACTCATTAACAGGAGCAATTTATGCTACTGGAAATGTAGTTTTGAAAAATAACCCAGTATCAATTGATGTAAATCAATTATTTACAGGTAGTCTTATTTATAATTAA
- a CDS encoding acyloxyacyl hydrolase translates to MKYSFLFIVFFNVLLSIAQDKKNTTYFDAQLFRGNVYKHTNDIGHLISGHPDGFMLSYNWKTYGKKEWQQVYNYPDYGISFHYLDFKNKYLGYNFALGLHYNFYFLKRNLMFRISQGIGVTSNPYNKETNNKNNAFGTKVMDNTYFMLQYKKDNILNRIGFQAGFMLTHFSNGRFKAPNSGINTIALNVGLNYNFDEYQEFIKDTLPSRETYKEKIKYNIAFRTGISEGPVPHLGQRQFYHIGLYADKRIGRKSALQFGTDVFFSRYLQDYIQFVSVAFPKGHKSYSEADVDYKRIGLFIGHELFINKLSIEMQFGYYVYKPFNYEIDIYQRVGAKYYITKELFSGVGLKTHGGRAEAIEVTLGIRL, encoded by the coding sequence ATGAAATATAGTTTTTTATTTATTGTTTTTTTTAATGTGTTACTTTCCATCGCTCAGGATAAGAAAAATACAACATATTTTGATGCACAGTTATTTAGAGGAAATGTATATAAACATACTAATGATATTGGACATTTAATTTCTGGCCACCCTGACGGATTCATGTTAAGTTATAACTGGAAAACCTATGGTAAAAAAGAATGGCAACAAGTTTATAATTATCCAGATTATGGAATTTCTTTTCATTATTTAGATTTTAAAAACAAATACCTTGGTTATAATTTTGCTTTAGGGTTACATTATAATTTTTATTTTTTGAAAAGGAATTTAATGTTTCGTATTTCGCAAGGCATTGGAGTAACTTCAAACCCATATAATAAAGAAACAAATAACAAAAACAATGCATTTGGAACTAAAGTGATGGATAATACCTACTTTATGTTGCAATATAAAAAAGATAATATTCTAAATAGAATAGGTTTCCAAGCTGGTTTTATGTTAACACATTTTTCAAATGGAAGGTTTAAGGCACCAAATAGTGGAATTAATACCATTGCATTAAATGTGGGATTAAATTATAACTTTGATGAATATCAAGAGTTTATAAAAGATACATTACCTAGTAGAGAAACGTACAAAGAAAAAATAAAATATAATATAGCATTTAGAACAGGCATTTCAGAAGGACCTGTTCCTCATTTAGGACAGAGACAATTTTATCATATAGGTTTATATGCTGATAAGAGAATAGGCAGAAAAAGTGCATTACAATTCGGAACAGATGTTTTCTTTTCACGATATTTGCAAGATTATATCCAATTTGTTTCAGTTGCTTTTCCAAAAGGACATAAATCGTATAGTGAAGCAGACGTTGATTATAAAAGAATAGGATTATTTATTGGCCATGAATTATTTATAAATAAATTGTCAATTGAAATGCAATTTGGATATTATGTATATAAACCATTTAATTACGAAATTGATATTTATCAACGAGTAGGAGCAAAGTATTATATTACCAAAGAATTATTTTCTGGAGTTGGATTAAAAACACACGGAGGAAGAGCAGAAGCAATTGAAGTAACATTAGGAATTCGATTATAA
- the rfbA gene encoding glucose-1-phosphate thymidylyltransferase RfbA: protein MKGIILAGGSGTRLHPLTLAVSKQLMPVYDKPMIYYPLSTLIWAGINEILIISTPHDLPLFQKLLGDGEKLGCRFEYAIQENPNGLAEAFIIGKEFIGKDKVALILGDNIFYGTGLAELLQANNDPDGGIVYAYHVHDPERYGVVDFNKEGKVLSIEEKPLKPKSNYAVPGIYFYDNSVVEIAGNIKPSDRGELEITDINKEYLRQEKLKVSILDRGTAWLDTGTFNSLMQASQFVQVIEERQGLKIGSIEEAAYKMGFIDDSQLKKSAELLLKSGYGKHLMSLLKK, encoded by the coding sequence ATGAAAGGAATAATATTAGCAGGTGGTTCGGGTACTAGATTACATCCATTAACATTAGCTGTAAGTAAACAATTAATGCCTGTTTATGATAAACCTATGATATATTATCCGCTTTCAACTTTAATTTGGGCAGGAATTAATGAGATATTAATTATTTCAACACCACATGATTTGCCTTTATTTCAAAAATTATTAGGAGATGGGGAAAAGTTAGGATGTCGATTTGAATATGCAATTCAAGAAAACCCGAATGGATTAGCAGAAGCTTTTATAATTGGTAAAGAGTTTATTGGAAAAGATAAAGTAGCTTTAATTTTAGGGGATAATATTTTTTATGGAACAGGTTTAGCAGAATTACTTCAAGCTAATAATGATCCAGATGGAGGAATTGTTTATGCGTATCACGTTCATGATCCAGAACGTTATGGTGTAGTTGATTTTAATAAAGAAGGGAAAGTGCTATCTATAGAAGAAAAACCTTTAAAACCTAAATCAAATTATGCTGTTCCAGGTATTTATTTTTATGATAATTCAGTTGTTGAAATAGCAGGAAATATAAAACCAAGTGATAGAGGTGAGCTTGAAATTACAGATATTAATAAAGAATATTTAAGACAAGAAAAACTTAAAGTAAGTATCCTAGATAGAGGAACAGCATGGTTAGATACTGGAACTTTTAACTCATTAATGCAAGCTAGTCAATTTGTACAAGTCATAGAAGAACGTCAAGGATTAAAAATAGGATCTATTGAAGAAGCAGCGTATAAAATGGGTTTTATAGATGATAGCCAATTAAAAAAGTCAGCAGAACTATTATTAAAAAGCGGTTATGGAAAACATTTAATGAGCTTATTAAAAAAGTAA
- the rfbB gene encoding dTDP-glucose 4,6-dehydratase, which translates to MKTILITGGAGFIGANFIPYFLDNNSEYHVINLDLLTYAGDLENLKEVENNQKYTFVQGDICDRAFIEGLFLKYQFHDVIHFAAESHVDNSISGPEAFIKTNVLGTFNLLDTARNLWMSSPNIFNEAFKNSRFHHVSTDEVYGTLGETGLFEETTPYAPNSPYSASKAGSDMIVRSYFHTYGMNVVTTNCSNNYGPKQHNEKLIPTIIRKALIGENIPIYGDGKNVRDWLYVLDHCKGIELAFKKGKAGETYNIGGRNERNNLYIVDKICDILNNKVPRKEGNYKDLISFVKDRPGHDKRYAIDATKIEKELGWKADENFETGIEKTVDWYLKKIQV; encoded by the coding sequence ATGAAAACTATTTTAATAACAGGTGGAGCAGGTTTTATAGGTGCTAATTTTATACCTTATTTTTTAGATAATAATTCAGAATATCATGTAATAAATTTAGATTTATTAACCTATGCTGGAGATTTAGAAAACTTAAAAGAGGTAGAAAATAATCAAAAATATACTTTTGTTCAAGGAGATATTTGTGATAGAGCTTTTATTGAAGGATTATTTCTTAAATATCAATTTCATGATGTTATTCATTTTGCCGCTGAAAGTCATGTGGATAATTCTATTTCTGGACCAGAAGCATTCATTAAAACAAATGTTTTAGGTACATTTAATTTATTAGATACTGCTAGAAATTTATGGATGAGTAGTCCAAATATATTTAATGAAGCATTTAAGAATTCTCGTTTTCATCATGTTTCTACAGATGAAGTTTATGGAACATTAGGAGAAACAGGTTTGTTTGAAGAAACAACGCCTTATGCTCCAAATAGTCCTTATTCAGCATCAAAAGCAGGTTCAGATATGATTGTTAGAAGTTATTTCCATACCTATGGAATGAATGTCGTTACCACAAATTGTTCAAATAATTATGGACCAAAACAACATAATGAAAAACTAATACCTACAATTATTCGAAAGGCTCTAATAGGAGAAAACATTCCTATTTATGGAGATGGAAAAAATGTACGTGATTGGTTATATGTATTGGACCATTGTAAAGGTATAGAATTGGCTTTTAAAAAAGGAAAAGCAGGGGAAACTTATAATATTGGAGGAAGAAATGAACGTAATAATTTATATATCGTAGATAAAATTTGCGATATATTAAATAATAAAGTGCCTCGAAAGGAAGGAAATTATAAAGATTTAATTTCATTTGTAAAAGATAGACCAGGTCATGATAAGAGGTATGCAATTGATGCAACTAAAATTGAAAAAGAATTAGGTTGGAAAGCAGATGAAAATTTTGAAACAGGTATAGAAAAAACAGTTGATTGGTATCTGAAAAAAATTCAAGTTTAA
- the rfbD gene encoding dTDP-4-dehydrorhamnose reductase, whose translation MVVLVTGANGQLGQAIQFVAGKYSTIDFVFCNSSELDITNLVQCKAVFDQYKPNFCVNTAAYTAVDKAESEPEKAFAINTNGAENLALTCKEFDTILLHISTDFVFDAYFLNGKAFYDRELRLPLKSGLGLRETDVPFPTGIYGLTKLQGEQVIQGTWEKHFIIRTSWVYSQFGNNFIKTMLRLASEKDSLSVVNDQIGTPTNAVDLSEALIKIILSFNVGHSKLFGIYNFSNEGKCTWYDFAKEIFRINNIQINLKPIETKEYPTPAKRPKYSVLDKTKIKTIFGIKINDWRDSLSVCLQQLKKYNEI comes from the coding sequence ATGGTAGTTCTAGTTACTGGAGCGAATGGACAATTAGGTCAAGCAATTCAATTTGTTGCAGGAAAATATTCTACAATCGATTTTGTATTTTGTAATTCATCGGAATTGGATATTACTAATTTAGTACAATGTAAAGCTGTTTTCGATCAATATAAACCTAATTTCTGTGTTAATACAGCAGCTTATACAGCGGTAGATAAAGCGGAAAGCGAACCAGAAAAAGCATTTGCAATCAATACAAATGGAGCTGAAAATTTAGCTTTAACGTGTAAAGAGTTTGATACAATTTTACTTCATATTTCGACCGATTTTGTCTTTGATGCTTATTTTTTAAATGGAAAAGCTTTTTATGATAGAGAATTACGTTTACCATTAAAAAGTGGGCTTGGTCTACGAGAAACTGACGTACCTTTTCCAACGGGAATATACGGATTAACTAAATTACAAGGGGAACAAGTAATTCAAGGAACTTGGGAAAAACATTTCATCATAAGAACTTCTTGGGTATATTCACAATTTGGAAATAACTTCATAAAAACAATGTTGCGATTAGCATCAGAAAAAGATTCATTATCTGTTGTAAATGATCAAATCGGAACACCAACGAATGCTGTGGATTTAAGCGAAGCATTAATAAAAATTATTCTTTCTTTTAATGTTGGACATTCTAAATTATTTGGAATCTATAATTTTAGTAATGAAGGAAAATGTACTTGGTATGATTTTGCAAAGGAAATTTTCAGAATAAATAATATTCAAATAAATTTAAAACCAATTGAAACTAAAGAATACCCAACACCTGCAAAACGACCAAAATATAGTGTTTTAGATAAAACTAAAATAAAAACGATATTTGGAATTAAAATTAATGACTGGAGAGATAGTCTTTCTGTATGTTTACAACAATTAAAAAAATATAATGAAATATAG
- a CDS encoding lipopolysaccharide biosynthesis protein has product MSELFRNTFKYFPVFIGSILLTFHGNPECLIDFFIYGFFFLAIITLIIILIKLVKIEGEHLDFCNEVNQVKIIKSSYSMGLSSLIFFLLLSVDVFLLKRHFGDAVVAYYSLAIKLMTFMSMVIISFGINASTKIAELYELKKVEELTVVIKRSNRLIFIINFIGGVILILFSETILKIFGADYILADSALKLLVLSQIIASFFGVIPMYMNMTNKQIVFKRIMFLALLINIILNIILIPKYEMLGAAISFSITNIFWILLCVFYVFIKDKIKMGIF; this is encoded by the coding sequence TTGTCTGAACTTTTTAGAAATACATTTAAATATTTTCCTGTTTTTATAGGGTCAATTTTACTCACTTTTCACGGAAATCCAGAATGTTTAATAGATTTTTTCATATATGGTTTTTTCTTTTTAGCAATTATAACCTTGATTATAATTTTAATTAAGTTAGTTAAAATAGAAGGTGAACATTTAGATTTTTGTAATGAAGTAAATCAAGTAAAAATCATTAAGTCTTCATATTCTATGGGTTTAAGTAGTTTGATTTTTTTTTTGTTACTCAGTGTAGATGTTTTTTTATTAAAAAGGCACTTTGGAGACGCTGTTGTGGCTTATTATTCGTTAGCAATTAAATTAATGACGTTTATGAGTATGGTTATTATTTCTTTCGGTATTAATGCTTCAACTAAGATAGCCGAGCTTTACGAGTTAAAAAAAGTAGAAGAATTAACCGTGGTTATAAAGAGAAGTAATAGACTTATTTTTATAATTAATTTTATAGGTGGAGTGATATTGATTTTATTTAGTGAAACCATTTTAAAAATATTTGGGGCGGATTATATTTTAGCAGATTCAGCTCTAAAATTGCTAGTTTTATCTCAAATTATAGCATCTTTTTTTGGAGTGATACCAATGTATATGAATATGACCAATAAACAGATAGTTTTTAAAAGAATAATGTTTTTGGCTTTATTAATAAATATTATTCTAAATATTATTTTGATTCCTAAATATGAAATGCTTGGTGCGGCAATTAGTTTTTCGATAACAAATATCTTTTGGATTTTACTTTGTGTCTTTTATGTTTTTATAAAAGATAAAATTAAAATGGGAATATTTTAA
- the rfbC gene encoding dTDP-4-dehydrorhamnose 3,5-epimerase: MKFIETKIEGCFILEPTIFKDERGYFMESFNEETFHKGIGQKINFVQDNQSFSTQGVLRGLHYQCGVHVQNKLIRVLQGEVLDVAVDIRPESKTYGQYISVLLTEENQKQFFIPSGFAHGFLALSKTAIVFYKCDNFYNASSEGGIIFNDKTININWDFPTNELIISEKDRGLPAIEKSRKVW; encoded by the coding sequence ATGAAGTTTATAGAAACAAAAATAGAAGGGTGTTTTATACTTGAACCTACCATTTTTAAAGATGAAAGAGGATATTTTATGGAAAGTTTTAATGAAGAAACTTTCCATAAAGGAATTGGACAAAAAATCAATTTTGTACAAGATAATCAATCATTTTCAACTCAAGGTGTTCTGCGAGGTTTACATTATCAATGTGGAGTACATGTTCAAAATAAATTGATACGTGTGTTACAAGGAGAAGTTTTAGATGTTGCAGTAGATATTCGTCCAGAATCTAAAACTTATGGACAATATATATCGGTTTTATTAACTGAAGAGAATCAAAAACAATTTTTTATTCCAAGTGGTTTTGCCCATGGTTTTTTAGCTTTGAGTAAAACGGCTATTGTTTTTTATAAATGTGATAATTTTTATAATGCATCATCAGAAGGAGGTATTATTTTTAATGATAAAACAATTAATATTAATTGGGATTTTCCAACTAATGAATTAATTATTTCTGAAAAAGATAGAGGATTACCAGCTATAGAAAAATCAAGGAAAGTATGGTAG